The following proteins come from a genomic window of Gimesia chilikensis:
- the rfbB gene encoding dTDP-glucose 4,6-dehydratase encodes MKRILVTGGCGFIGSNFIRLQLSEYPEIEVTNLDKLTYAGNLENLKDFESHSGYQFVKGDITDPEVVNSLLDSVDFDAVINFAAESHVDRSILDSGPFIQTNIVGTQVLLDAARKHEVNRYVQVSTDEVYGSLGPEGLFTEQTPIAPNSPYSASKAAADLLVRSYVNTFGFPAIITRCSNNYGPYQFPEKLIPLFISNAQEGKSLPIYGEGTNVRDWIHVMDHCRGIDAALRKGEPGQVYNFGGHAEMQNIEITKLLLKLLDKPESLIEYVTDRPGHDLRYAIDCSKAESELGWKVETDFQAGLKETIDWYLENPEWVNRIRTGKYREYYEQQYGTRLKS; translated from the coding sequence ATGAAACGGATTTTAGTAACAGGCGGATGTGGTTTTATCGGATCAAACTTTATCCGTTTACAATTGTCTGAGTATCCGGAGATCGAAGTCACCAATCTCGACAAACTCACCTATGCCGGCAATCTTGAAAACCTCAAAGATTTTGAATCGCACTCCGGCTATCAGTTTGTCAAAGGGGACATTACTGATCCGGAAGTGGTAAATTCCCTGCTGGACTCCGTTGACTTCGACGCCGTAATCAACTTTGCTGCAGAATCACACGTTGATCGCAGCATTCTGGATTCCGGACCATTCATCCAGACTAACATCGTCGGAACACAGGTTCTGCTCGATGCAGCCCGCAAACATGAAGTCAACCGGTACGTCCAGGTCTCCACTGACGAAGTCTATGGCAGTCTCGGTCCCGAAGGGCTGTTCACAGAGCAGACCCCGATCGCACCGAACAGTCCCTATTCTGCTTCCAAAGCCGCCGCCGACCTGCTGGTCCGCAGTTACGTGAATACGTTCGGCTTCCCCGCTATCATCACTCGCTGCTCAAACAACTATGGGCCCTATCAGTTTCCGGAAAAACTGATTCCACTGTTTATCTCCAACGCCCAGGAAGGCAAATCGCTGCCAATCTACGGCGAAGGAACGAACGTACGTGACTGGATTCACGTGATGGATCATTGCCGGGGAATTGATGCCGCTCTCAGAAAAGGTGAGCCCGGTCAGGTTTACAACTTTGGCGGTCACGCTGAGATGCAGAACATCGAAATCACAAAACTGCTTCTCAAACTGCTGGACAAGCCGGAATCACTCATTGAATACGTCACAGATCGCCCGGGACACGATTTGCGTTATGCCATCGACTGCAGCAAAGCGGAATCTGAACTGGGATGGAAAGTGGAAACGGACTTTCAGGCAGGTCTGAAAGAGACCATCGACTGGTATCTGGAAAACCCCGAGTGGGTAAACCGGATCCGCACAGGAAAGTATCGCGAATACTATGAACAGCAATACGGAACCCGTCTGAAATCCTAA
- the gyrA gene encoding DNA gyrase subunit A: MATDNGEEPNIDPNIKHLDIQDEMRDSYLTYAMSVIISRALPDARDGLKPSQRRILVAMNDLNLGASSSRVKCAKISGDTSGNYHPHGDGSIYPTLVRLGQEWVMRNVLIDKQGNFGSLAGLPPAAMRYTEARLAPVAAEMLDDINRNTVDFVPTYDQRNDEPVVLPSKFPNLLVNGSSGIAVGMATSIPPQNMGEACEAVKLLIDNPDATIDDILQVMPGPDFPTGGIICGRYGIRKGYATGRSTITLRARTHFETEKQSDVIVITEIPYMETRDRIREKLELLVRDDRVKGISRIVDLTDRNVPPWKVHLQIILKRDADKEVVLAQLFKFSPLQTTFSIILLALVGNRPETLSIKELIQQFILHRIDVIRRRTEFLLAEARKRKHTVEGLMIAQIDIDEVIKTIRNSPSRAEAKISLQGMQVDGKLIERALGEEGFKEYQNEQGVHEYYTLSANQAEAIVSMQLGSLANLEREKLADEHRELLKAISEYLYLLSDEDHIRAVIRDDMLHLQEKYADKRRTDISDEELTDVNRDDLIAEEPMVVTLSQRGYIKRTQLNTYQAQNRGGKGIRGAKVDEEDPIEHLFVASTHSYLLFITNRGRVYWSKVYDLPLQGRTAKGRALVNLLSLQEDETVSNCVSVREFDEERFLVMATRNGIIKKSPLSAYSRVQRGGIIAIKLDEDDELVEALIVSPGEDLLLATSDGMAIRFAQSDARSMGRNTRGVKGIKLSKSGHVIGMVIADPRYCLLTVCENGHGKRTPFGFIPASEEDEDQDEQTDTDEELSTAESDTDEDSDDEQETRSGMQYRRQKRGGKGIRDIRTSARNGQAVDIISVAEDDEILMVTRSGKIQRIRGCEISQVGRNTQGVRVITLDDNDKLVSLARIPAEIVADSENEPPDADAEENTATESESPETENESNSAQDTPGDQE; this comes from the coding sequence TTGGCCACCGATAACGGCGAAGAGCCAAATATTGACCCGAATATCAAGCATCTGGACATTCAGGATGAAATGCGGGACAGTTACCTCACCTATGCGATGAGTGTAATTATCAGCCGCGCCCTGCCTGACGCTCGCGATGGTCTCAAACCCTCACAGCGTCGTATTCTGGTCGCCATGAACGATCTGAACCTGGGAGCCAGTTCATCCCGGGTAAAATGCGCAAAGATTTCCGGTGACACCAGCGGTAACTATCACCCCCACGGGGACGGTTCAATTTATCCTACCCTGGTCCGTCTGGGGCAGGAATGGGTCATGCGGAATGTCCTCATCGACAAGCAGGGGAACTTCGGCTCTCTGGCCGGTCTGCCTCCCGCAGCCATGCGTTATACCGAAGCCCGGCTGGCCCCCGTCGCGGCAGAGATGCTGGACGACATCAACCGGAATACGGTCGACTTCGTGCCGACTTATGACCAGCGGAACGATGAGCCGGTCGTGCTCCCCTCGAAGTTTCCGAACCTGCTGGTTAACGGTTCCAGCGGGATTGCTGTCGGTATGGCAACCAGTATTCCTCCCCAGAACATGGGTGAGGCCTGCGAAGCCGTCAAACTGCTGATCGACAATCCTGACGCGACCATCGACGACATTCTGCAGGTCATGCCAGGCCCCGATTTCCCGACCGGGGGAATCATCTGTGGTCGTTACGGCATTCGCAAAGGATACGCCACCGGACGTTCCACCATCACACTGCGGGCTCGCACTCACTTCGAAACTGAAAAACAGTCCGATGTGATTGTGATCACGGAAATCCCTTACATGGAAACCCGTGACCGCATTCGTGAAAAACTGGAATTGCTGGTCCGCGACGACCGGGTCAAAGGCATCTCCCGCATTGTGGACCTTACCGACCGCAATGTGCCCCCCTGGAAAGTCCATCTGCAGATCATTCTCAAGCGCGACGCTGACAAGGAAGTGGTGCTTGCGCAGCTCTTTAAGTTCTCACCGCTGCAGACCACATTCAGTATCATCCTGCTCGCGCTGGTCGGGAACCGTCCCGAAACCCTCTCGATCAAGGAACTGATCCAGCAGTTCATCCTGCACCGCATCGACGTGATCCGTCGTCGGACTGAATTCCTGCTCGCCGAAGCCCGCAAGCGGAAACACACGGTCGAAGGTCTGATGATCGCTCAGATCGATATTGATGAAGTGATCAAAACCATCCGTAACTCACCCAGCCGTGCCGAAGCCAAAATCAGCCTGCAGGGCATGCAGGTCGATGGAAAACTCATTGAACGGGCACTGGGTGAAGAGGGATTCAAAGAATACCAGAACGAGCAGGGGGTTCACGAATATTACACCCTCTCCGCAAATCAGGCCGAAGCCATTGTTTCGATGCAGCTCGGTTCACTGGCCAACCTGGAACGGGAAAAACTGGCCGACGAACACCGAGAGCTGCTGAAAGCAATCTCCGAGTACCTGTACCTGCTCTCGGACGAAGACCATATCCGCGCGGTGATTCGCGACGATATGCTCCACCTGCAGGAAAAGTATGCAGATAAACGCCGGACCGACATCAGTGACGAAGAACTGACTGACGTCAACCGGGATGATCTGATTGCCGAAGAACCGATGGTCGTCACGCTTTCACAGCGCGGCTACATCAAACGGACTCAGCTCAATACTTATCAGGCTCAGAACAGAGGCGGCAAAGGAATCCGCGGCGCTAAAGTCGATGAGGAAGACCCCATCGAGCACCTGTTCGTTGCCAGTACTCACTCTTACCTGCTGTTCATCACGAATCGCGGGCGGGTTTACTGGTCCAAGGTCTACGATCTGCCGCTGCAGGGCCGCACCGCCAAAGGCCGGGCACTGGTCAACCTGCTTTCACTACAGGAAGATGAAACCGTTTCCAACTGTGTCTCTGTCCGGGAATTCGATGAAGAACGCTTCCTGGTCATGGCCACCCGTAACGGTATCATCAAAAAATCGCCGCTTTCCGCTTACAGCCGGGTACAACGGGGCGGGATTATTGCGATCAAACTCGATGAAGACGACGAACTCGTCGAAGCTCTGATCGTCTCCCCGGGAGAAGACCTCCTGCTGGCAACCTCTGACGGCATGGCAATCCGTTTTGCCCAGTCGGATGCACGCAGCATGGGACGAAATACCCGCGGTGTCAAAGGCATTAAGCTGTCTAAATCTGGCCACGTGATCGGCATGGTCATCGCGGATCCTCGATATTGCCTGCTGACAGTATGTGAGAATGGACACGGGAAGCGCACTCCATTCGGCTTCATTCCAGCTTCGGAAGAGGATGAAGATCAGGACGAGCAGACCGATACAGACGAAGAACTCTCAACTGCTGAAAGCGATACCGACGAAGATTCTGATGACGAACAGGAAACCCGAAGTGGTATGCAATATCGTCGACAGAAACGCGGCGGTAAGGGAATTCGTGACATCCGCACTTCGGCACGCAACGGTCAGGCGGTCGACATCATCTCTGTCGCGGAGGACGATGAGATTCTGATGGTAACCCGCAGTGGGAAAATTCAACGTATTCGAGGCTGCGAAATCAGTCAGGTCGGTCGAAACACTCAGGGCGTGCGAGTAATCACCCTGGACGATAACGACAAACTGGTCTCCCTGGCCCGAATTCCTGCAGAAATCGTAGCCGACTCAGAAAACGAGCCTCCGGACGCCGACGCTGAAGAGAATACGGCCACGGAATCAGAGTCTCCGGAAACGGAAAACGAAAGCAACAGCGCTCAAGACACCCCTGGTGACCAGGAATAA
- a CDS encoding serine/threonine protein kinase, translated as MNDPESKDQAGSPGDSSLESQNVQAPAGDLDDSLQKTLRQSPAEREQAAHLSKDRLSLPAKVPGYLMVRSLGEGSYGSVWLAQEENTGKYVAIKFYTYRRGLDWSLLNREVEKLAELYTSRNIISLQGVGWNSDPPYYMMEYLENGSLASFLDAGPLPVPEAVRIAKTVLQALVHAHGRGILHCDLKPANVLLDDNYEPRICDFGQSRLSDEQSPSLGTLYYMAPEQADLQAVPDARWDVYALGALLYHMLSGKAPYRTPENEQAIRQLETLEEKLEAYRELIRKAPRPAEHRKVKGIDRRLIDIIDRCLETDPRNRFPNAQAVLSSLVQREQYRARRPLIALGIIGPLLLVLGVIPVAGAAVNQMVSQFRENLTARALKGDLISANLLSQNVEHDLQDRQVQLVELSERTLLRDMMERVQDPQDDESESLESYGEIAEYLQHEKDLVDEKRESLQREKDASWFLTDAKGIQVWRDPPRPTIGQDFSHRDYFHGHGTEYEKGHAPDSVEPIQRPYICQVFKSDASNQWMVAVVVPIWDLQHERVLGILGRTTHLDQLLTGYDESIRGDSEKIGDRKIALIDNRDGKVLAHPRMTAENLRPLSREEVDQLVLKGEHFDQLKLFKLTEKKENRGPLPAVISDYHDPVEAVFSDDPQDNLWLAAFAPVGNTGWTAVVQERRGLALRPVVEMKRWLIEYGLIVLVTSCLLIFTVWYFVMRVLTERRGWDWSRHQSEKKSDTETTVSN; from the coding sequence ATGAATGATCCAGAATCAAAAGATCAGGCAGGCTCCCCCGGCGATTCCAGCCTGGAGAGCCAAAATGTGCAGGCACCTGCAGGGGACCTGGATGATTCACTGCAAAAAACACTGAGGCAGAGCCCCGCTGAGCGTGAGCAGGCGGCCCATCTGAGTAAAGATCGACTGTCACTGCCTGCGAAGGTCCCCGGTTATCTGATGGTTCGTTCTCTAGGGGAAGGATCCTATGGATCGGTCTGGCTGGCACAGGAAGAAAATACCGGGAAGTATGTGGCGATCAAGTTCTATACGTATCGCCGGGGCCTGGACTGGTCGCTGCTGAACCGGGAAGTCGAAAAACTGGCAGAGCTTTATACCTCGCGGAATATTATCAGTCTGCAGGGAGTGGGCTGGAACAGTGATCCCCCCTACTACATGATGGAGTACCTGGAAAACGGATCACTGGCATCGTTTCTGGATGCAGGACCATTGCCGGTTCCTGAGGCCGTCCGCATCGCCAAAACTGTATTACAGGCACTCGTTCATGCGCATGGGAGAGGGATTCTGCACTGCGACCTGAAGCCGGCGAATGTTCTGCTGGATGATAATTATGAGCCCCGAATTTGCGATTTCGGGCAGTCCCGTCTGTCTGACGAACAGAGCCCTTCCCTGGGGACGCTTTATTACATGGCTCCCGAACAGGCAGATCTGCAGGCGGTTCCCGATGCCCGCTGGGACGTCTATGCCCTGGGAGCATTGCTCTATCACATGCTGTCCGGCAAGGCGCCTTACCGGACGCCTGAGAATGAGCAGGCCATTCGCCAGTTGGAGACACTGGAAGAGAAACTCGAAGCCTACCGGGAATTGATTCGCAAAGCCCCCCGCCCTGCGGAACATCGCAAAGTCAAGGGGATCGACCGTCGTCTGATCGATATTATCGATCGATGTCTGGAAACAGATCCCCGCAATCGATTTCCTAATGCGCAGGCCGTTTTGAGCAGTCTTGTCCAGCGTGAGCAGTATCGTGCCCGTCGGCCTTTAATTGCACTGGGAATCATCGGACCTTTATTGCTGGTGCTGGGGGTGATTCCGGTGGCGGGGGCTGCGGTGAATCAGATGGTCTCTCAGTTTCGTGAAAACCTGACAGCGCGGGCGTTGAAGGGAGATCTGATCTCAGCCAACCTGTTGTCACAAAACGTGGAGCACGATCTTCAGGATCGTCAGGTACAGCTGGTAGAATTATCTGAGCGAACTCTGCTGCGTGATATGATGGAAAGAGTACAGGATCCACAGGATGACGAATCCGAGAGCCTGGAGAGCTACGGCGAAATTGCGGAATACCTGCAACACGAGAAAGATCTGGTCGATGAGAAGCGGGAATCTCTGCAGCGGGAAAAAGACGCCAGCTGGTTTTTAACGGATGCGAAAGGGATTCAGGTCTGGCGTGACCCACCCCGTCCGACCATCGGGCAGGACTTCTCTCACCGGGACTACTTTCATGGTCACGGGACCGAATATGAGAAAGGCCATGCACCTGATTCCGTGGAGCCGATTCAGCGTCCATATATCTGCCAGGTCTTTAAAAGTGATGCCTCTAATCAATGGATGGTGGCGGTGGTAGTTCCGATCTGGGATTTGCAACATGAGAGAGTATTGGGGATTCTGGGCCGCACGACCCACCTGGATCAGTTGCTCACAGGTTATGATGAAAGCATTCGCGGCGATTCTGAGAAAATCGGTGACCGGAAAATTGCACTGATTGATAACCGGGATGGAAAGGTGCTGGCTCATCCCCGTATGACCGCTGAAAACCTGCGGCCCCTGAGCCGGGAAGAGGTCGACCAGCTGGTACTCAAAGGTGAGCATTTCGATCAGCTGAAGTTATTTAAACTGACAGAGAAGAAGGAAAATCGGGGACCGTTGCCAGCAGTGATCAGCGATTATCATGATCCGGTAGAGGCGGTCTTTTCCGATGATCCTCAGGATAATCTCTGGCTGGCTGCTTTCGCACCGGTGGGAAATACTGGATGGACGGCTGTCGTTCAGGAACGACGGGGGCTGGCGTTGCGGCCGGTTGTCGAGATGAAACGCTGGTTGATTGAGTACGGGTTGATTGTGCTCGTCACGAGTTGCCTGCTGATCTTTACGGTATGGTATTTCGTAATGCGGGTTTTGACTGAGCGGCGCGGCTGGGACTGGTCTCGTCACCAGTCGGAAAAGAAATCGGATACGGAGACAACGGTTTCGAATTGA
- a CDS encoding adenylate/guanylate cyclase domain-containing protein yields MLELLIYGARSQDSSRIGLEPGQELVLGRASTADISVPWDDRISRRHARLQVQSKQVHVSKIEEAENEIFLSGSGQTEFQLEPGNSFVIGSTTFQLVDSVSSFTSPRESPLEEVTFKPHELLKVKYRDADQRIDVLAHLPELILDARNDADLFHRLVTMLLSGVKHADAVAVVRLNEDDRVEVPFWERRRQAQGGFHPSGRLVKEAVKKSGSSVLHVWAAREEKPEQDDYTAVAEFDWAFCTPIEDGPAGKWGLYVAGELDHPYQAGGGRSGLDLQADVKFTELVAAIVKSVRRLNQLERQQAGLRQFFAPPILTALGDNLNTEILEPRECDVTVLFCDLRGFSQHAEDSSGDLIGLLGRVSQALGIMTAHILDFGGVTGDFQGDAALGFWGWPFSSDMAPLDACRAALAIRQAFEQIRQQPEHPLSDFRMGIGIAHGRAVAGKIGTSDQVKVTVFGPVVNLASRLEGLTKHLRVPVVLDEATAQIVRSKLDRREGRVRKLAQILPYGMEKSVLVSELLPPESQAETLTEEEVACYERAVDCFITGDWEESFRLLHAIPASDRAQDFLSLQIARSNRVAPADWDGTIRFDSK; encoded by the coding sequence TTGTTGGAACTTTTGATCTATGGAGCCCGTTCCCAGGATTCCAGTCGCATCGGACTGGAGCCGGGACAGGAACTGGTGTTAGGGCGTGCTTCCACTGCCGACATTTCGGTTCCCTGGGATGACCGTATTTCGCGGCGGCATGCCCGCTTGCAGGTGCAGTCCAAACAGGTGCACGTCAGTAAGATTGAGGAAGCAGAAAACGAAATCTTCCTATCGGGTTCCGGGCAGACCGAGTTTCAGCTCGAACCGGGTAACTCGTTTGTTATCGGCTCTACTACATTCCAGCTGGTTGACTCTGTTTCCAGTTTTACTTCACCTCGTGAATCCCCGCTGGAAGAGGTGACATTCAAGCCTCATGAACTTCTAAAAGTAAAGTATCGAGATGCCGATCAGAGAATCGACGTACTCGCGCATCTGCCAGAACTGATTTTAGATGCTCGGAATGATGCAGACCTGTTTCATCGTCTGGTGACGATGCTGCTGTCGGGGGTCAAGCATGCTGACGCGGTGGCTGTCGTGCGGCTCAATGAGGATGACCGGGTCGAAGTTCCCTTCTGGGAGCGTCGACGCCAGGCCCAGGGGGGCTTTCATCCGAGTGGACGTCTGGTGAAAGAAGCTGTTAAAAAGAGCGGGAGCTCGGTGCTTCACGTCTGGGCGGCACGTGAAGAAAAACCGGAACAGGATGATTATACAGCAGTCGCTGAGTTTGACTGGGCATTCTGTACGCCGATTGAAGATGGTCCCGCGGGAAAATGGGGACTGTATGTTGCGGGGGAACTGGACCATCCTTATCAGGCGGGTGGTGGCAGGAGCGGTCTCGATCTCCAGGCGGATGTGAAATTCACCGAACTGGTTGCGGCGATCGTGAAGTCGGTCCGTCGCTTGAATCAGCTGGAACGTCAACAGGCCGGTCTGCGACAGTTCTTTGCTCCTCCGATCCTGACTGCATTGGGAGATAATCTGAATACGGAGATTCTGGAGCCCCGCGAATGTGACGTGACGGTGCTGTTCTGTGACTTGCGAGGATTCAGTCAGCACGCAGAAGACTCTTCTGGCGACCTGATCGGTCTCTTGGGGCGTGTCAGTCAGGCGCTGGGAATTATGACAGCGCATATTCTGGACTTTGGCGGGGTGACAGGAGATTTTCAGGGAGATGCAGCCCTGGGGTTCTGGGGCTGGCCCTTCTCTTCTGATATGGCGCCTCTGGATGCCTGCCGGGCTGCCCTGGCGATTCGTCAGGCCTTTGAACAGATCCGTCAGCAACCCGAACATCCGCTGTCTGATTTTCGAATGGGGATTGGAATTGCCCATGGCCGGGCAGTCGCGGGTAAAATCGGCACCAGCGACCAGGTTAAGGTGACCGTGTTTGGTCCGGTGGTCAATCTGGCCAGCCGCCTGGAAGGTTTGACCAAGCACCTCCGCGTTCCGGTTGTACTGGATGAAGCGACGGCTCAGATCGTGCGGAGTAAACTGGATCGTCGGGAAGGTCGCGTTCGCAAACTTGCTCAGATCCTGCCCTATGGCATGGAGAAATCAGTGCTGGTCAGTGAGCTATTGCCTCCCGAATCGCAGGCGGAAACCCTGACAGAAGAGGAAGTTGCCTGCTACGAACGAGCTGTAGACTGCTTTATTACAGGCGACTGGGAAGAATCGTTTCGTCTGCTCCACGCAATTCCCGCTTCCGACCGGGCCCAGGATTTCCTGTCACTGCAGATTGCCCGTTCAAATCGAGTGGCACCTGCCGACTGGGATGGGACAATCCGCTTCGATTCCAAGTAA
- a CDS encoding PleD family two-component system response regulator, with protein sequence MLQASEKSNARILVIDDDPLFRNLMVSFLRREYFVSVASDGSEGFYKALEYPPDIAIVDVQMPVWDGLQTLKAFRSHPTLCKTKIIMLTSDASKGTVVAAIQGGANDYIIKTSFSKTELLDKVRKFAQPGSGNVANTPNSARRQNSVTAVVSSTPQPHPAEQSAGRASIEDQLSDLSLDKSEEEMLEEIMEEWE encoded by the coding sequence ATGCTACAAGCATCAGAAAAGTCAAACGCACGCATTTTAGTTATAGATGACGACCCGCTCTTTCGTAATCTGATGGTTTCATTTTTACGGAGAGAGTATTTTGTATCCGTGGCCAGTGATGGCTCGGAAGGTTTTTACAAAGCACTCGAGTATCCACCGGACATAGCCATTGTCGATGTGCAGATGCCGGTGTGGGATGGTTTGCAGACACTGAAAGCATTCCGGTCACACCCTACCCTTTGCAAGACAAAAATCATCATGCTGACCTCAGATGCCAGCAAGGGGACAGTTGTCGCTGCAATTCAGGGTGGTGCGAACGACTACATCATAAAAACCAGCTTCTCTAAAACTGAGCTGCTGGATAAGGTCAGGAAATTCGCTCAGCCGGGATCCGGAAATGTGGCCAACACTCCGAATTCAGCACGCCGTCAGAACTCGGTCACTGCTGTCGTGAGTAGTACTCCGCAGCCTCACCCTGCAGAACAGAGTGCTGGTCGTGCTTCCATTGAAGATCAACTGAGTGATCTTTCACTAGACAAATCAGAGGAAGAGATGCTGGAAGAGATTATGGAAGAGTGGGAGTAA
- a CDS encoding zinc ribbon domain-containing protein has protein sequence MDLPTCPSCGASVLDEDVTECPSCGAPMKSSGKTSSPSPKDKPAPAKSAATQQPVKRRGRETVSDDDPFELERKKQEAVKVIPLARKPAKGKMFRVVCPMCDTQGFASEKVVGREVKCRNPECLAPVFTVPNPDAQERKSTEEEKPKEKKPSKLPLIGAIVVSAGAIGGAYWYFTQVPDASELSQPFKNPAISEAKNKNFSNNQDEKERNPLAQNPLNPPEQTTQNQQTSVDPAKVKQNALEEIVNLSRDRGNRSKPFSRRLAAEAYAVTRNIPAAREQMERIDAVSPPLPFYKIFPLIEIGWIQLKEKDQAGLKETLDQTIELSQKIPDYGGRDTLDLISRLAAFWIAAGKEDLATDLIRKYQAESNLAQLSAYLQIAQEANHHDFESLIDLHRMWASPQWVATTMILVTHGYPEAALNWAAMASDSADRTEAVTQWSLSRLEQAVKQQRKPDLSLVQPAEQKLSPTGNAMMLARCARELVGLNQKEAAQAFVDRAISLIKDQPVPTPITLGDLKEVNSMRLPQAAPLEQLAQTYLQIACAESELGKKAEALQYLKNAVQSIQATAPSLAAVKEKSNATTNFNFRDEIKDTFNLDTSDRINRAITEYNKQLRSLKAAGEQRSEKLIALLAQASRSGLAPEVWNLVQAASQNSNINLKDALQETTLPAVILESVGSQNEDLKSQISKALTSSAPKLSKEDELLRQTASLIKNGKPEQAAHLINQSDLKKPWKGQLSLKLLSRLLNQSQFSQAVQFVTATKDPVLREDMLNTIGAVAVEQKQIPAVSKMLQGSNYTPTERISGYLGLVTGIETARSSQPETPPAKEPEKKL, from the coding sequence ATGGATTTGCCAACCTGCCCGTCCTGTGGGGCATCAGTACTTGATGAAGACGTCACCGAGTGCCCGTCCTGCGGCGCTCCCATGAAGTCCTCAGGTAAAACCAGCAGCCCCTCTCCCAAAGACAAACCCGCACCTGCTAAATCCGCTGCAACTCAGCAGCCCGTCAAACGTCGAGGCCGGGAAACGGTTTCCGATGACGATCCGTTTGAACTGGAACGGAAAAAACAGGAAGCCGTCAAGGTGATCCCACTGGCACGCAAACCTGCCAAGGGAAAGATGTTCCGTGTCGTCTGCCCCATGTGCGACACCCAGGGATTTGCCTCTGAGAAAGTCGTCGGACGCGAGGTAAAATGTCGAAACCCGGAGTGTCTGGCCCCCGTCTTCACCGTCCCCAACCCTGATGCGCAGGAACGCAAATCCACCGAGGAAGAAAAGCCCAAGGAAAAGAAGCCCTCGAAACTGCCGCTGATCGGTGCCATCGTAGTTTCTGCGGGAGCCATTGGTGGTGCCTACTGGTATTTCACTCAGGTTCCAGATGCTTCCGAACTGTCCCAGCCATTTAAAAACCCGGCCATTTCCGAGGCTAAGAATAAAAATTTCAGCAACAATCAGGATGAAAAAGAACGAAACCCCCTGGCGCAAAACCCGCTGAATCCGCCAGAACAGACAACTCAGAACCAGCAGACGTCCGTTGATCCGGCCAAAGTGAAACAGAATGCACTGGAGGAAATTGTTAATCTTTCTCGCGACCGCGGGAATCGCAGCAAACCTTTCAGTCGGCGACTGGCAGCCGAAGCTTATGCAGTTACCAGAAACATTCCTGCCGCCCGCGAACAGATGGAGCGGATTGACGCCGTCAGTCCACCACTGCCATTTTATAAAATCTTCCCCCTGATCGAAATTGGCTGGATTCAGCTTAAGGAGAAAGATCAGGCCGGTCTCAAAGAGACGCTGGATCAGACTATTGAACTCTCCCAGAAGATCCCCGATTACGGCGGAAGGGATACCTTAGACCTGATCTCCCGCCTGGCTGCCTTCTGGATTGCCGCCGGAAAAGAAGACCTGGCTACCGATCTCATCCGCAAATACCAGGCGGAAAGCAATCTGGCACAACTCTCGGCTTACCTGCAGATCGCCCAGGAAGCCAATCACCATGATTTTGAATCCCTGATTGACCTGCACCGCATGTGGGCTTCTCCCCAGTGGGTAGCAACCACCATGATTCTCGTCACTCACGGTTATCCGGAAGCCGCCCTGAACTGGGCAGCCATGGCCTCCGACTCTGCTGACCGGACGGAAGCAGTAACTCAATGGTCACTCTCCCGGCTCGAGCAGGCCGTCAAACAACAGCGGAAACCCGATTTAAGCCTGGTCCAGCCAGCGGAGCAGAAGCTCTCCCCCACAGGCAACGCCATGATGCTGGCCCGCTGTGCGCGGGAACTGGTCGGCCTGAATCAGAAAGAGGCCGCACAGGCCTTTGTCGACCGGGCCATCAGCCTGATCAAGGATCAACCCGTTCCGACTCCTATTACTCTGGGAGACCTCAAAGAAGTGAACTCCATGCGACTGCCTCAGGCTGCTCCTCTGGAACAACTGGCTCAGACCTATCTGCAGATCGCCTGTGCCGAGTCAGAGCTAGGTAAGAAAGCAGAAGCACTGCAATACCTCAAAAATGCAGTCCAGAGCATTCAGGCCACTGCCCCCAGCCTCGCTGCAGTCAAAGAAAAATCGAACGCAACGACGAATTTCAATTTCCGGGACGAGATCAAAGACACCTTTAACCTGGACACCTCCGATCGCATCAACCGGGCCATTACCGAATACAACAAACAACTCCGCAGCCTGAAAGCCGCCGGTGAACAACGGTCCGAAAAACTTATCGCACTTCTGGCCCAGGCATCCCGCTCAGGCCTGGCTCCGGAAGTCTGGAATCTGGTGCAGGCTGCCTCACAAAATTCAAATATTAACCTCAAAGATGCCCTGCAGGAAACGACCCTGCCAGCCGTGATTCTGGAATCTGTCGGCTCACAGAACGAAGATCTGAAATCACAGATCAGTAAAGCCCTGACCAGCAGTGCCCCCAAACTTTCCAAAGAGGATGAGCTGCTCCGTCAGACCGCTTCCCTGATTAAGAACGGGAAACCAGAGCAGGCGGCTCACCTGATCAACCAGTCTGACCTGAAGAAACCCTGGAAGGGGCAACTCTCCCTCAAACTGTTATCTCGACTCCTGAATCAGTCTCAATTCAGTCAGGCTGTGCAGTTTGTGACTGCGACTAAAGATCCGGTGCTCCGTGAGGATATGCTGAATACAATTGGTGCAGTCGCTGTCGAACAGAAACAGATCCCGGCTGTCAGCAAAATGCTCCAGGGCAGTAACTACACGCCCACCGAACGAATCTCAGGCTACCTGGGACTGGTCACAGGAATTGAGACTGCTCGTAGTTCACAACCCGAAACGCCTCCCGCCAAAGAGCCAGAGAAAAAGTTGTAA